Proteins from a genomic interval of Oncorhynchus clarkii lewisi isolate Uvic-CL-2024 chromosome 13, UVic_Ocla_1.0, whole genome shotgun sequence:
- the LOC139364810 gene encoding cdc42-interacting protein 4 homolog isoform X6 encodes MQYCSWRGYASTCRAMQMTATIPPERETGIRKFSNHQSFLDILNEMNDYAGQRELIAENMMMNICIEITKYLQELKMERKTHLSEAKKAQQSLESTYKQLDSSKKRFEREWREADKAAQYAEKTDQDINATKADVEKAKQQANMRTRIAEECKNDYAAQLQKYNKEQSQFYFSDMPLIFNKLQDMDERRVRKLAQGYVLFSDTERHVMPIIGKCLEGVTKAGTNVNERNDSIALIEQYKSGFERPGDLDFEDYSQGINRASSDSSLGTLGTPKGPLELLGKNRSKPFWLFSKKSKLSPSPSSLTPLSTPPAPSPANGTPSPKFGRDPLSYCLKEINKTVKPRISSFRTLGRMPTVTEDFGHLPPEQRRKRLQQKLDDIGKELQKEVDQSEALEKMKDVYEKNAQMGDPASLSPQINQTAQNMERLRGELNKYESWLTEAGKRGDSMLRRDTLPEDALSYRSHSNNNGSTHEPYSPDGTHSEEGTPDPSQAIYAEFDDDFEEEEEELVAPIGQCTAMYNFPGASEGTITMQEGEVLSVVEEDKGDGWTRVRRANGNEGYIPTSYVSISLSQ; translated from the exons GTTCTCAAACCACCAGTCCTTCCTGGACATCCTGAATGAGATGAACGACTACGCAGGACAGAGGGAGCTGATTGCTGAGAACATGATGATGAACATCTGCATCGAAATCACCAAGTACCTGCAGGAGCTCAAGATGGAGCGcaagacg CATCTGTCGGAGGCCAAGAAAGCCCAGCAGAGTTTGGAGAGCACCTATAAGCAGCTCGACAGT agtAAGAAACGTTTTGAGAGGGAGTGGCGGGAAGCAGACAAAGCTGCTCAGTATGCCGAGAAAACGGACCAGGACATCAACGCCACAAAGGCCGACGTCGAGAAG GCCAAACAGCAGGCCAACATGAGGACACGCATAGCGGAGGAGTGTAAGAACGACTACGCAGCCCAGCTGCAGAAATACAACAAGGAGCAGAGCCAGTTCTACTTCAGCGACATGCCTCTCATCTTCAAC AAACTCCAGGATATGGATGAGAGGCGGGTGAGGAAGCTGGCGCAGGGCTACGTCTTGTTCTCAGACACGGAGAGGCACGTGATGCCCATTATCGGGAAGTGTCTGGAGGGCGTCACCAAAGCGGGCACTAATGTCAACGAGAGGAAT GACTCCATAGCTCTTATAGAGCAGTACAAGTCAGGCTTTGAGCGTCCTGGGGACCTGGACTTTGAGGACTACAGTCAGGGCATCAACCGTGCCTCCTCAGACAGCAGCCTGGGCACCCTCGGTACACCCAAAGGCCCCCTGGAGCTGCTGGGCAAGAACAGGAGCAAACCGTTCTGGCTGTTCAGCAAGAAGAGTAAG ctctctccctccccctcctcactcACCCCCTTGTCCACGCCGCCCGCCCCCTCGCCCGCTAACGGAACCCCCTCCCCCAAGTTCGGCCGGGACCCATTGTCGTACTGTTTGAAGGAGATCAATAAGACAGTCAAACCCAGAATATCCTCCTTCCGGACCCTCGGGCGAATG CCCACGGTGACAGAGGACTTTGGCCATCTCCCCCCCGAGCAGCGCAGGAAGAGGTTACAACAGAAACTAGATGACATTGGCAAGGAGTTGCAGAAAGAAGTGGACCAGAG TGAGGCCCTGGAGAAGATGAAGGATGTGTATGAGAAGAACGCCCAGATGGGAGACCCTGCCAGTCTGTCTCCCCAGATCAACCAGACAGCCCAGAAcatggagagactgagaggagagctCAACAAGTATGAG TCATGGTTGACAGAGGCAGGAAAGCGAGGGGACTCGATGCTTAGGAGAGATACGTTACCAGAGGATGCGTTGAGCTACAGGTCTCACTCCAACAACAACGGCAGCACTCACGAACCATACAG cCCTGACGGAACCCACTCTGAAGAAGGCACCCCAGATCCCTCTCAGGCCATCTATGCCGAGTTTGACGACGactttgaggaggaggaggaggagcttgtCGCTCCCATCGGCCAATGCACAGCCATGTACAACTTCCCAG GTGCCAGCGAGGGGACCATCACCATGCAGGAGGGGGAGGTGTTGTCTGTAGTGGAGGAGGATAAAGGTGACGGCTGGACCAGGGTCCGCAGGGCCAACGGGAACGAGGGCTACATCCCAACATCCTACGTCAGCATCAGCCTCAGCCAGTGA
- the LOC139364810 gene encoding cdc42-interacting protein 4 homolog isoform X5, giving the protein MQYCSWRGYASTCRAMQMTATIPPERETGIRKFSNHQSFLDILNEMNDYAGQRELIAENMMMNICIEITKYLQELKMERKTHLSEAKKAQQSLESTYKQLDSSKKRFEREWREADKAAQYAEKTDQDINATKADVEKAKQQANMRTRIAEECKNDYAAQLQKYNKEQSQFYFSDMPLIFNKLQDMDERRVRKLAQGYVLFSDTERHVMPIIGKCLEGVTKAGTNVNERNDSIALIEQYKSGFERPGDLDFEDYSQGINRASSDSSLGTLGTPKGPLELLGKNRSKPFWLFSKKSKLSPSPSSLTPLSTPPAPSPANGTPSPKFGRDPLSYCLKEINKTVKPRISSFRTLGRMRLTPERIIVMPTVTEDFGHLPPEQRRKRLQQKLDDIGKELQKEVDQSEALEKMKDVYEKNAQMGDPASLSPQINQTAQNMERLRGELNKYESWLTEAGKRGDSMLRRDTLPEDALSYRSHSNNNGSTHEPYSPDGTHSEEGTPDPSQAIYAEFDDDFEEEEEELVAPIGQCTAMYNFPGASEGTITMQEGEVLSVVEEDKGDGWTRVRRANGNEGYIPTSYVSISLSQ; this is encoded by the exons GTTCTCAAACCACCAGTCCTTCCTGGACATCCTGAATGAGATGAACGACTACGCAGGACAGAGGGAGCTGATTGCTGAGAACATGATGATGAACATCTGCATCGAAATCACCAAGTACCTGCAGGAGCTCAAGATGGAGCGcaagacg CATCTGTCGGAGGCCAAGAAAGCCCAGCAGAGTTTGGAGAGCACCTATAAGCAGCTCGACAGT agtAAGAAACGTTTTGAGAGGGAGTGGCGGGAAGCAGACAAAGCTGCTCAGTATGCCGAGAAAACGGACCAGGACATCAACGCCACAAAGGCCGACGTCGAGAAG GCCAAACAGCAGGCCAACATGAGGACACGCATAGCGGAGGAGTGTAAGAACGACTACGCAGCCCAGCTGCAGAAATACAACAAGGAGCAGAGCCAGTTCTACTTCAGCGACATGCCTCTCATCTTCAAC AAACTCCAGGATATGGATGAGAGGCGGGTGAGGAAGCTGGCGCAGGGCTACGTCTTGTTCTCAGACACGGAGAGGCACGTGATGCCCATTATCGGGAAGTGTCTGGAGGGCGTCACCAAAGCGGGCACTAATGTCAACGAGAGGAAT GACTCCATAGCTCTTATAGAGCAGTACAAGTCAGGCTTTGAGCGTCCTGGGGACCTGGACTTTGAGGACTACAGTCAGGGCATCAACCGTGCCTCCTCAGACAGCAGCCTGGGCACCCTCGGTACACCCAAAGGCCCCCTGGAGCTGCTGGGCAAGAACAGGAGCAAACCGTTCTGGCTGTTCAGCAAGAAGAGTAAG ctctctccctccccctcctcactcACCCCCTTGTCCACGCCGCCCGCCCCCTCGCCCGCTAACGGAACCCCCTCCCCCAAGTTCGGCCGGGACCCATTGTCGTACTGTTTGAAGGAGATCAATAAGACAGTCAAACCCAGAATATCCTCCTTCCGGACCCTCGGGCGAATG aggCTCACTCCAGAGAGGATCATAGTAATG CCCACGGTGACAGAGGACTTTGGCCATCTCCCCCCCGAGCAGCGCAGGAAGAGGTTACAACAGAAACTAGATGACATTGGCAAGGAGTTGCAGAAAGAAGTGGACCAGAG TGAGGCCCTGGAGAAGATGAAGGATGTGTATGAGAAGAACGCCCAGATGGGAGACCCTGCCAGTCTGTCTCCCCAGATCAACCAGACAGCCCAGAAcatggagagactgagaggagagctCAACAAGTATGAG TCATGGTTGACAGAGGCAGGAAAGCGAGGGGACTCGATGCTTAGGAGAGATACGTTACCAGAGGATGCGTTGAGCTACAGGTCTCACTCCAACAACAACGGCAGCACTCACGAACCATACAG cCCTGACGGAACCCACTCTGAAGAAGGCACCCCAGATCCCTCTCAGGCCATCTATGCCGAGTTTGACGACGactttgaggaggaggaggaggagcttgtCGCTCCCATCGGCCAATGCACAGCCATGTACAACTTCCCAG GTGCCAGCGAGGGGACCATCACCATGCAGGAGGGGGAGGTGTTGTCTGTAGTGGAGGAGGATAAAGGTGACGGCTGGACCAGGGTCCGCAGGGCCAACGGGAACGAGGGCTACATCCCAACATCCTACGTCAGCATCAGCCTCAGCCAGTGA
- the LOC139364810 gene encoding cdc42-interacting protein 4 homolog isoform X9, with product MQYCSWRGYASTCRAMQMTATIPPERETGIRKFSNHQSFLDILNEMNDYAGQRELIAENMMMNICIEITKYLQELKMERKTHLSEAKKAQQSLESTYKQLDSSKKRFEREWREADKAAQYAEKTDQDINATKADVEKAKQQANMRTRIAEECKNDYAAQLQKYNKEQSQFYFSDMPLIFNKLQDMDERRVRKLAQGYVLFSDTERHVMPIIGKCLEGVTKAGTNVNERNDSIALIEQYKSGFERPGDLDFEDYSQGINRASSDSSLGTLGTPKGPLELLGKNRSKPFWLFSKKSKPTVTEDFGHLPPEQRRKRLQQKLDDIGKELQKEVDQSEALEKMKDVYEKNAQMGDPASLSPQINQTAQNMERLRGELNKYESWLTEAGKRGDSMLRRDTLPEDALSYRSHSNNNGSTHEPYSPDGTHSEEGTPDPSQAIYAEFDDDFEEEEEELVAPIGQCTAMYNFPGASEGTITMQEGEVLSVVEEDKGDGWTRVRRANGNEGYIPTSYVSISLSQ from the exons GTTCTCAAACCACCAGTCCTTCCTGGACATCCTGAATGAGATGAACGACTACGCAGGACAGAGGGAGCTGATTGCTGAGAACATGATGATGAACATCTGCATCGAAATCACCAAGTACCTGCAGGAGCTCAAGATGGAGCGcaagacg CATCTGTCGGAGGCCAAGAAAGCCCAGCAGAGTTTGGAGAGCACCTATAAGCAGCTCGACAGT agtAAGAAACGTTTTGAGAGGGAGTGGCGGGAAGCAGACAAAGCTGCTCAGTATGCCGAGAAAACGGACCAGGACATCAACGCCACAAAGGCCGACGTCGAGAAG GCCAAACAGCAGGCCAACATGAGGACACGCATAGCGGAGGAGTGTAAGAACGACTACGCAGCCCAGCTGCAGAAATACAACAAGGAGCAGAGCCAGTTCTACTTCAGCGACATGCCTCTCATCTTCAAC AAACTCCAGGATATGGATGAGAGGCGGGTGAGGAAGCTGGCGCAGGGCTACGTCTTGTTCTCAGACACGGAGAGGCACGTGATGCCCATTATCGGGAAGTGTCTGGAGGGCGTCACCAAAGCGGGCACTAATGTCAACGAGAGGAAT GACTCCATAGCTCTTATAGAGCAGTACAAGTCAGGCTTTGAGCGTCCTGGGGACCTGGACTTTGAGGACTACAGTCAGGGCATCAACCGTGCCTCCTCAGACAGCAGCCTGGGCACCCTCGGTACACCCAAAGGCCCCCTGGAGCTGCTGGGCAAGAACAGGAGCAAACCGTTCTGGCTGTTCAGCAAGAAGAGTAAG CCCACGGTGACAGAGGACTTTGGCCATCTCCCCCCCGAGCAGCGCAGGAAGAGGTTACAACAGAAACTAGATGACATTGGCAAGGAGTTGCAGAAAGAAGTGGACCAGAG TGAGGCCCTGGAGAAGATGAAGGATGTGTATGAGAAGAACGCCCAGATGGGAGACCCTGCCAGTCTGTCTCCCCAGATCAACCAGACAGCCCAGAAcatggagagactgagaggagagctCAACAAGTATGAG TCATGGTTGACAGAGGCAGGAAAGCGAGGGGACTCGATGCTTAGGAGAGATACGTTACCAGAGGATGCGTTGAGCTACAGGTCTCACTCCAACAACAACGGCAGCACTCACGAACCATACAG cCCTGACGGAACCCACTCTGAAGAAGGCACCCCAGATCCCTCTCAGGCCATCTATGCCGAGTTTGACGACGactttgaggaggaggaggaggagcttgtCGCTCCCATCGGCCAATGCACAGCCATGTACAACTTCCCAG GTGCCAGCGAGGGGACCATCACCATGCAGGAGGGGGAGGTGTTGTCTGTAGTGGAGGAGGATAAAGGTGACGGCTGGACCAGGGTCCGCAGGGCCAACGGGAACGAGGGCTACATCCCAACATCCTACGTCAGCATCAGCCTCAGCCAGTGA